One part of the Solanum dulcamara chromosome 3, daSolDulc1.2, whole genome shotgun sequence genome encodes these proteins:
- the LOC129881753 gene encoding aluminum-activated malate transporter 13-like encodes MSSNVVPVPNEENITIISQHDQNKLQKPKLSFINIVSFLKERLAKLDMKKVIHSVKVGIALVLVSLLYLLDPLFQTVGQNAMWAIMTVVVVFEFFVGATLSKGINRAIGTVLGGGLGCLAAILADESGEIGGALVVGISVIIIGVGATYSRLIPSVKKRYDYGVMIFILTFSLVVVSGVRADKIMKLAGERLSNIGIGFAVCIFTTFIYPIWASDELHSSTASKFDKLASSIQGCLEEYFERDNDKGKKPSMNVSGCKSVMHSKSSDESLANFAKWEPWHGKFGFSYPWEKYLNIGEVLRELAAMVLSFKGCIQSVRQPSQTERDSIREPCEKIGLSLVTILMELGDSIRDMKICRAKILITQCMRQELSLLVKSDNNNSTDETTLGLASFIFQILEMVDKVELLATKVEELGEIAHFHNKKLDV; translated from the exons ATGAGTTCTAACGTTGTTCCTGTTccaaatgaagaaaatattactattatttctcAACACGACCAGAACAAATTACAAAAACCTAAACTTTCCTTTATTAATATTGTCTCATTTCTCAAGGAAAGATTAGCCAAATTGGATATGAAGAAAGTAATACATAGTGTCAAAGTTGGTATTGCTTTAGTATTGGTATCACTTTTGTACTTGCTTGATCCTCTATTCCAAACAGTAGGACAAAATGCTATGTGGGCTATTATGACTGTTGTTGTCGTCTTCGAGTTTTTCGTAG GTGCTACACTAAGCAAAGGTATAAATCGAGCGATTGGCACCGTATTGGGCGGAGGATTGGGATGTTTGGCTGCAATTTTAGCTGATGAAAGTGGTGAAATTGGTGGCGCTTTAGTTGTTGGCATCTCTGTCATTATCATTG GTGTTGGTGCAACGTACTCAAGGTTGATACCAAGTGTGAAGAAGAGATATGActatggagttatgatattCATACTAACATTCAGTTTAGTAGTAGTATCAGGTGTTCGAGCTGACAAAATAATGAAGTTGGCTGGAGAAAGACTCTCCAACATTGGCATAGGCTTTGCTGTTTGCATATTTACAACTTTCATATACCCTATTTGGGCTAGTGATGAACTTCATTCCTCTACTGCATCTAAGTTTGATAAACTTGCCTCTTCTATCCAAG GGTGCTTAGAGGAATATTTTGAGAGAGACAATGATAAGGGGAAAAAGCCATCTATGAACGTTAGTGGATGCAAATCAGTGATGCACTCTAAGTCCAGTGATGAGTCATTG GCAAATTTTGCCAAATGGGAACCTTGGCATGGAAAATTTGGGTTTTCTTATCCATGGGAGAAGTATCTGAATATTGGAGAAGTTTTAAGGGAACTTGCAGCAATGGTCCTCTCATTTAAAGGATGTATTCAGTCAGTAAGACAG CCATCCCAAACGGAAAGAGACAGCATAAGAGAGCCATGCGAGAAAATAGGGTTGTCACTTGTAACAATTTTGATGGAACTTGGAGACAGCATAAGAGACATGAAAATATGTCGTGCCAAAATTTTGATAACACAATGCATGAGACAAGAGCTAAGCCTCCTTGTAAAATCAGACAATAATAATTCGACTGATGAAACTACACTTGGGTTGGCCagctttatttttcaaattttagagaTGGTGGACAAGGTTGAATTGTTGGCTACAAAGGTGGAAGAACTTGGTGAAATTGCTCACTTTCACAACAAGAAATTAGATGTTTGA